A region of Thermococcus piezophilus DNA encodes the following proteins:
- a CDS encoding alkaline phosphatase family protein translates to MRKKLALVSIDGNGVYNLKHMPFLGELAESGELAVVDSIFPTLTDLVHTSVMTGVWPKDHGVVENGYYDRLADRKVNFYGYEVAFNPHRVIKAPTIVDLLRPRGVRTAAVSGYTMPPFSGTDVRIFPPFFASDKMYRQYGRDWRKDVWVMNSAIYLYEECKPDLLLVHFASIDGMGHDFGPLSEGALRAVKIVDTAVGTLWERMKDEYAFIIFADHGQEEVHTWVNLKTYLRKHGIETLRVSSGGGVHVYLRDPNQTEDAFEVLRRAPGVKEVFFRDELSHLDTPLSGELIVSAKPGYWFCSHRMCRGIKGESHWVMGMHGSMNEPVVKVPLILWGFENVELENAGLMDIAPTVLDFFGLEKPGNMVGKSLIK, encoded by the coding sequence ATGAGAAAAAAGCTCGCTCTCGTAAGCATCGATGGCAACGGGGTCTACAACCTCAAGCACATGCCCTTCCTGGGCGAGCTGGCTGAGTCGGGGGAGCTTGCCGTCGTCGATTCAATCTTTCCAACGTTAACTGACTTAGTCCACACCAGCGTGATGACGGGGGTATGGCCCAAGGATCACGGCGTCGTCGAGAACGGCTACTACGACAGGCTGGCTGATAGGAAGGTGAACTTCTATGGCTATGAGGTGGCCTTCAACCCCCACCGGGTCATAAAGGCCCCTACCATCGTTGACCTGCTCCGTCCGAGGGGTGTCAGAACGGCCGCGGTAAGCGGCTACACCATGCCGCCATTCAGCGGGACAGACGTTAGGATCTTTCCCCCCTTCTTTGCAAGCGACAAGATGTACCGCCAGTATGGACGTGACTGGAGGAAGGACGTCTGGGTCATGAACTCGGCCATTTACCTATACGAGGAATGCAAACCGGATTTGCTCCTTGTCCACTTCGCCTCGATAGACGGCATGGGCCACGATTTCGGGCCGCTGAGCGAGGGGGCTTTGAGGGCTGTTAAGATCGTCGATACCGCCGTCGGAACCCTCTGGGAGCGCATGAAAGACGAGTACGCATTCATAATCTTCGCCGACCACGGACAGGAGGAAGTTCACACCTGGGTGAACCTGAAAACTTACCTCAGGAAGCACGGCATCGAGACGCTCCGTGTCTCCTCTGGCGGTGGGGTTCACGTTTATCTCAGAGACCCGAACCAGACCGAGGATGCCTTTGAGGTTCTCCGAAGAGCGCCGGGGGTTAAAGAAGTCTTTTTCCGCGATGAGCTATCCCACCTTGACACGCCCCTGAGCGGCGAGCTGATAGTCTCGGCCAAGCCCGGCTACTGGTTCTGCTCCCACAGAATGTGCAGGGGGATTAAGGGTGAAAGCCACTGGGTAATGGGCATGCACGGCTCGATGAACGAGCCGGTTGTTAAAGTCCCACTCATACTGTGGGGATTTGAGAACGTTGAGCTTGAAAACGCGGGCCTCATGGACATAGCGCCGACGGTTCTGGACTTCTTTGGCTTAGAAAAGCCCGGAAACATGGTGGGAAAGAGTTTGATAAAATGA